The proteins below come from a single Alnus glutinosa chromosome 9, dhAlnGlut1.1, whole genome shotgun sequence genomic window:
- the LOC133876926 gene encoding uncharacterized protein LOC133876926: MSILSWNCRGLGNPQTVRVLHQLVKEKNPSFVFLMETFCSKSYMEKIRCRLGFESLFVVDPVGRSGGLALFWRNSTGLKIYNYSRYHIQAIVKNNEGRDFWKLMGFYGHPNRARRGESWLLLKLLKSGPCLPWCCFGDFNEILEQSEKDGMGPRRDSQMAGFRNTLEECGLSDLGFKGARFTWRNHHSDHSFVQERLDRALGDEEWCQLFPNVSVSVLEALCSDHNPILICLKKHQEHSKFFDRGFKLEAAWTRDADYQGLVQSVWEQNNLEGDSISGVQAKLASCQKELGRWSRSKFGKSYDLLRRKKDQLRAIQGRANGNSVQEIKALQMEINEILEREDLRCKQRTKQHWYRFGDRNTKFFHSWANQRRKINTIRSISDTEGRVWRRKEEVSRTFIEFYTQLFNSQTPSGIVDCLSVTDSRVSDDMNHKLLRPFTGDEVRCALFQMHPFKSPGPDGFSARFFQQSWGVVGSDVTRVVLNVLNGGLIEGGINSTYICPVPKINSPSKVSDFRPISLCDVIYKIISKVLANRLKQVLPFIISSEQSAFIPGRLITDNILIAFEAFHTMDTRLKGKEGFMALKLDMSKAYDRLEWDFVEGVFRKLGFGDRYEEASGQQINLEKTAVFFSGNTKVAVRDSIIQGTGYSCTSQYERYLGLPALIGRSRIATFNVIKDRIWKRMNGWKEKFLSHAGKEILIKSVIQAMPTYTMSVFRLPKTLCRDINSMLGRFWWGNKENGSKMAWMAWSGLGRKKLDGGLGYRDLVNFNTALLAKQGWRFIKHPETLVSTIFREKYFPSRDFLGSSLGSRPSYVWRSICGAKSVLSEGLMWRVGDGLSIKIFEDKWIPSTQTHKIQAHLQSLNPEARVCELIDSELNWWNIPLLEHIFPVEVVEQICNIPISPRYMRDRLVWAGTNNGHFSVRSAYNLETERLARNQGCTSSFSSSRDLWKLLWQLKIPRSVQLFLWRLCNDILPTKEKLWKRRIVENPLCPFCGIEVESSIHAVWLCDAAKIVWSECSPRIHKCVSDVSDFLTLFGILEGRLEREEIEFFAMVAQRIWFRRNRFVFDGILTHPSILLKSTKESIEEFRKALDSIDQKWMGVGIVSRDSNGQVIASKCSYHRYVSNSLVAEAFGAKLCVEFGILLGMKSVVLEGDAVGVVNALNRNVANEGIVSNLIAETCLQLENFDRWTIKHVRREGNKIAHSLAKLAISQLQNRVWLGFYPSVLSDLVISEMYS; the protein is encoded by the exons ATGAGTATTCTCAGCTGGAACTGCCGAGGGCTTGGGAACCCTCAGACAGTTCGAGTCCTCCATCAATTGGTGAAGGAAAAGAACCCATCTTTTGTCTTTCTTATGGAAACCTTTTGTTCTAAAAGTTATATGGAGAAGATTAGATGTAGATTGGGCTTCGAATCCCTGTTTGTGGTTGATCCAGTTGGGAGAAGTGGGGGTCTGGCTTTGTTCTGGAGAAATTCTACAGGGCTGAAAATTTACAATTACTCCCGGTACCATATCCAGGCGATTGTGAAGAATAACGAAGGCAGAGATTTTTGGAAACTAATGGGTTTTTATGGGCACCCTAATCGGGCCAGAAGGGGGGAATCATGGCTTTTACTCAAACTTTTGAAGTCTGGACCTTGTCTGCCGTGGTGTTGTTTTGGGGATTTTAACGAAATTTTGGAGCAATCAGAGAAAGATGGTATGGGTCCCAGACGTGATTCGCAGATGGCAGGTTTTAGGAATACATTGGAGGAATGTGGTTTGAGTGATTTGGGGTTCAAGGGCGCTAGATTTACGTGGAGAAACCACCACTCTGATCACTCTTTTGTTCAAGAAAGATTGGACAGAGCGTTGGGGGATGAGGAATGGTGCCAGCTCTTCCCTAATGTTTCAGTCTCTGTTTTGGAGGCTTTGTGTTCCGACCATAATCCTATCCTGATCTGTCTTAAGAAGCACCAAGAGCATAGCAAGTTTTTTGATAGAGGTTTCAAATTGGAAGCAGCGTGGACTCGGGATGCCGACTACCAGGGTTTGGTTCAATCTGTTTGGGAACAGAATAATCTAGAAGGAGATTCCATCTCAGGGGTCCAAGCAAAACTAGCTTCGTGCCAAAAGGAACTGGGTCGGTGGAGTAGAAGTAAATTTGGGAAGTCATATGATTTACTGAGAAGAAAGAAGGATCAACTTAGGGCTATTCAGGGTCGGGCTAACGGAAATTCTGTTCAAGAAATTAAGGCTTTGCAAATGGAAATTAATGAAATTCTTGAGCGGGAAGATTTGAGGTGCAAACAAAGAACGAAGCAGCACTGGTACCGGTTTGGAGATAGGAACACTAAATTCTTCCACTCATGGGccaaccaaagaagaaaaataaataccatCCGCAGCATTTCTGATACTGAAGGGCGAGTCTGGAGGAGGAAAGAAGAGGTTAGTAGAACTTTCATTGAGTTTTATACACAGCTGTTTAATTCCCAAACCCCTTCGGGTATTGTTGATTGCCTTAGTGTTACTGATAGTAGGGTTTCTGATGATATGAACCATAAACTCCTTAGACCCTTCACAGGGGATGAGGTTCGGTGTGCCCTATTCCAAATGCATCCTTTTAAATCTCCTGGTCCCGATGGCTTTTCTGCTAGGTTTTTCCAGCAGTCCTGGGGAGTGGTGGGCTCAGACGTTACTAGGGTTGTGCTTAATGTTCTCAATGGGGGTCTTATAGAAGGGGGGATCAATTCTACCTATATCTGCCCTGTCCCTAAGATTAATTCGCCCTCAAAGGTTTCTGATTTCAGACCGATCAGTCTTTGTgatgtaatttataaaataatctcAAAGGTGCTCGCTAACCGTCTTAAACAAGTGCTTCCTTTTATTATCTCCTCAGAACAAAGTGCCTTCATTCCTGGTAGGCTTATTACTGACAACATTTTGATTGCCTTTGAAGCTTTCCACACCATGGATACCAGGCTAAAGGGGAAGGAAGGGTTTATGGCATTGAAGCTTGATATGAGTAAGGCCTATGATAGGCTTGAGTGGGATTTTGTGGAAGGGGTGTTTCGGAAATTGGGCTTTGGGGATAG ATATGAGGAGGCTTCGGGGCAGCAGATCAACCTGGAAAAAACTGCTGTTTTCTTTAGTGGGAATACCAAGGTAGCTGTCCGGGATTCTATTATTCAGGGCACGGGCTATAGTTGTACTTCACAATACGAAAGATACCTTGGCCTTCCAGCTCTTATAGGCAGATCGAGGATAGCCACCTTTAATGTCATCAAGGATAGGATTTGGAAACGTATGAACGGATGGAAAGAGAAATTTTTGTCTCATGCGGGTAAAGAGATTTTGATTAAGTCTGTTATTCAGGCTATGCCTACGTACACTATGAGTGTTTTTAGACTCCCCAAAACCCTTTGTCGAGATATTAATTCTATGTTGGGCAGATTTTGGTGGGGTAACAAGGAGAACGGATCAAAAATGGCTTGGATGGCATGGAGTGGTTTAGGGAGAAAAAAGCTGGATGGAGGCTTAGGCTATAGGGATCTGGTTAACTTTAATACTGCCCTATTAGCTAAGCAGGGATGGAGATTCATTAAACACCCGGAAACTTTGGTTAGTACAATTTTTCGTGAGAAGTATTTTCCCTCAAGGGATTTTCTGGGATCATCTTTGGGATCTCGCCCTTCTTATGTGTGGAGGAGTATTTGTGGAGCAAAATCGGTTCTTAGTGAGGGCCTCATGTGGAGAGTCGGAGATGGATTGAGTATTAAGATTTTTGAAGACAAATGGATCCCCTCTACTCAAACTCACAAGATCCAAGCACACTTGCAGAGCTTAAATCCGGAAGCAAGGGTTTGTGAATTGATAGACTCCGAGTTAAATTGGTGGAATATTCCTCTGTTAGAACACATATTCCCGGTAGAGGTGGTGGAGCAAATCTGTAACATTCCTATTAGCCCCAGATACATGAGGGATAGGCTGGTGTGGGCAGGAACTAACAATGGTCACTTTTCGGTTCGAAGTGCTTATAATCTCGAAACGGAAAGGTTGGCTAGGAATCAGGGCtgtacttcttctttttcttcttccagagACCTTTGGAAGCTTCTCTGGCAGCTGAAGATCCCCAGATCGGTGCAGTTATTTCTTTGGCGTCTTTGTAATGACATTCTCCCTACCAAAGAAAAACTATGGAAGAGACGGATTGTAGAGAATCCACTTTGCCCGTTCTGTGGTATAGAAGTTGAATCTAGCATCCATGCTGTGTGGCTTTGTGATGCTGCCAAAATTGTTTGGTCAGAATGTTCTCCCCGGATTCACAAATGTGTCTCGGATGTTTCAGACTTCCTTACTCTTTTTGGCATCCTGGAAGGTAGGTTGGAGAGGGAGGAGATAGAGTTTTTTGCCATGGTTGCCCAAAGGATATGGTTTCGTCGAAATAGGTTTGTCTTTGATGGTATACTAACTCACCCCAGCATTTTACTCAAAAGTACAAAGGAGTCCATTGAGGAGTTCAGGAAGGCTCTTGATTCCAT AGATCAGAAGTGGATGGGTGTGGGTATTGTTTCTCGTGATTCTAATGGACAGGTGATTGCGTCTAAGTGCTCTTACCACCGATATGTTTCGAACTCCCTGGTGGCTGAGGCTTTTGGAGCCAAATTGTGTGTTGAATTCGGGATTTTACTGGGTATGAAGTCAGTGGTTTTAGAGGGAGATGCTGTGGGGGTTGTCAATGCCCTGAACCGAAATGTTGCTAATGAAGGTATTGTCTCTAACCTGATAGCTGAGACTTGTTTACAGCTGGAAAATTTTGATCGGTGGACTATCAAGCATGTTCGACGTGAAGGAAACAAGATTGCCCATTCCTTAGCTAAGCTGGCGATTTCCCAGTTGCAGAACCGAGTTTGGCTTGGTTTTTATCCTTCTGTACTGTCGGATCTAGTGATCTCTGAGATGTACTCTTGA